DNA from Intestinimonas massiliensis (ex Afouda et al. 2020):
GTCTTTTTGTGCTTTTGTGGAGGTGAGCGGGGAGAGACGGGCCAAGTACAAGCGGCTGACCAACATGAAGATCTCAGAGGCCGCCATCGAGCGGTTGGAGGATGAGGGATTCTGGGGGCCGGTGCGCAAAAGTCCGCCCCGGCAGATGGATGAAGAATATGACTCCCGAGAGTATCAGCAGGCCGCCAACTACCACGCATACGCCAAGGAGCTCTGCGAGAACTACAGCTTCGATTCGCAAAAGTATCGCTTTTGTGTAAACCAAAAGCGGTATGCTGCCATTACCAAAAGCGATTTCGGTAAACTGAAGGAAGATTTGTGTTTTCTGGACAACGCTCTGAAAACAGTTCTGGCGGACTACCGGGATTACTTTCGGGAGCGGTTTGTAGACGGCCTCTCCATTCGCAAGTACGCATCTGCCCATCTACTCAACCGGGGCAGCGTGGATTACCTGCAAAAGAAGTTCCTCTCCGCCCTGGCACATCTGTTGAAGGAGCGGGACGAGGCGGAGGGCAAATGCCGCCTGCGGAAACCAGTAAAATTTTGAATTTACCCAGTCTCAAACGGAGCGTCTGCTGATAAAGCAGGCGCTCCGTTTTTCTGTCAAAAGTGTGTCAAAAGGATACATTTTCCGCAATAGAAAACAGAGAGTCAAAACGAGCGGACGAATGAGAGTATGTCAGTTCTATGTTGCGTGATAAGGGTCCTCGGCTTAAAGAAGAGAGGATAAGATTTGGAGGTTGGCATTATGAAAGAATCTACCTACAAAAACTACGATGACCTGCCGCTGTTTCTCAATGCGGAAATGATGGCAAAAGTACTGGGAGTATCCCCATCGTCAGGCTATGAGCTGATGCACGAGTCGGGCTTCCCGGTGCTGAAGATTGGTAGCCGCATGGTAGTACCCAAGGAGCAGTTTATCCAATGGGTGAATGAGCACACAGGAGGTGGACAATGAAGTACGGCAATTACAGGAATGGTTTCTTCCTGCCCAATGAGATTTTTCTCTGGGGACTGAACGCTGGTGGTTTGGCCGTGTATAGTTTCCTGCGGCGGTGCGAGAATCGCAAGACCCACCAGTGCTGGCCAAGCTGCAAAACTATCGGGAAGGCAGTGAACATGAGCGGGAACACCGTGCGCAAGTACATCCGTCAACTGGAGGAACGTGGCATCATTACCACCGAGCCGACTGAGGTCACCACCAAGACAGGAGAAAAACGCAACGGGAATCTGCGCTTCACTCTCCGCCCCATCCAGGAGATGATCGACGAACACTACGCCCGCCAGATGAAAGAATTGGAATTGGCGGCGGAGCGGCAGCGGGTGGCACAACTCCTGGCAGAGCGGGAAAGCCCCGCTTGACCGCCTGTGAGCCACTGTGCGGGCCTTTAACCGGCAGGGCAACACCCCCGCCGTGCACTGGCTGGCTTTCAACGCCGTGTTGGGGCTGTGTGCCGGAAATTGAAAGAGCAAAGGAGTAAGAGGTTTTCACCCCACCAAAGGGTGAACCGAGGGGTCGAAAATAGTGCAGGATAAAGGCCGGGGGTCGCTTGCGACCCCCGGCCGGGCCACACCGCCCCGCAACGCGGGGCGGGACAACGGTTTGCGAGATTTGCAGGGTGGGGATCATAGGTGGTCGGTTTGGCTCACTTCGGGGGTCACGAGTGGTCGGAATTGGAGGATTGCGCCCTCAAAGCCGCATGAAATCAGGGCTGTAAAGGTGAACCTGCGGGGTTCACCTCGGGGATAGCGGTCGTTTTTGGCATAGATTCAGGATACCAGGTCTCAGTGCGACATCCATCAAAAATTGCGCCGCAAAACAAAGAAAAAGACCCCGAAAAAATGTGAA
Protein-coding regions in this window:
- a CDS encoding helix-turn-helix transcriptional regulator, translated to MKESTYKNYDDLPLFLNAEMMAKVLGVSPSSGYELMHESGFPVLKIGSRMVVPKEQFIQWVNEHTGGGQ
- a CDS encoding helix-turn-helix domain-containing protein; translation: MKYGNYRNGFFLPNEIFLWGLNAGGLAVYSFLRRCENRKTHQCWPSCKTIGKAVNMSGNTVRKYIRQLEERGIITTEPTEVTTKTGEKRNGNLRFTLRPIQEMIDEHYARQMKELELAAERQRVAQLLAERESPA